Genomic window (Caldisericia bacterium):
TATCACTTTTTGTTGGCTTTGCTGCAATGTTTTCAGCAATTGTAATTGGTGTCATTATTGGTGCGCTTGCTGGTTATTATGGAGGTATACTTGATACACTTCTAATGAGATTTACAGATATTATGTTTTCTATTCCTGTTTTACCTCTTTTAGTTGTTTTAGCATCAGTTATTCCTGGTGGTGGTATATGGAAAATAGTTCTTGTTATTGCAATTTTTGGTTGGATGGTTGATGCAAGATTAGTTAGAGGTGTTTATCTTTCATTAAAAGAACAAGAATTTGCTGAAGCAGCAAGAGCAATTGGTGCTTCAAATTCAAGAATAATATGGAGACATCTTCTTCCTAATTCAATGGCTCCAATTATTGTCTCTGCAACTCTTGCAATTGGTGGAAATATAATTTACGAAGCATCTTTAAGTTACCTTGGTTTTGGAATTATGCCTCCAACTCCTTCTTGGGGAAATATGCTTCAAAATGCACAAAGTGCAATGTTTAATGCTCCATGGCTTATTTGGTTTCCTGGACTTGCGTTATTTATAACAGTACTTGCATTTAACTTTCTTGGAGATGGGTTAAGAGATGCTCTTGACCCAAGATTAAAGATATAAAGCAAAGGGAGAATTTAATGAAGAATGAAGTTTTATTAGAAACAAGAGATCTAAAAACTTATTTTTACACTGATGAGGGTATTGTTAGAGCAGTTGATGGAGTTGATATTAAGATCAATGTAGGTGAGACACTTGGTTTAGTAGGAGAATCTGGATGTGGCAAATCAGTAACCTCTCTTTCAATAATGAGACTTGTACCATGGCCTCCTGGAAAAATTGTTAGTGGTGAAATAATTTTCAAAGGAGAGGATTTGTTAAAGAAATCAGAAGAAGAGATGAGAAGAATTAGAGGAAGCCAAATTTCAATGATTTTTCAGGAACCAATGACTTCATTAAATCCTGTTTTTACAGTTGGATTTCAAATAAGTGAAGCAATTCTTATTCATCAAGATGTAACAGAGGAGGAGGCAAAAAAGAGGGCAATTGAGATGTTAAATTTAGTAGGAATTCCAGATCCTGATAAAAGATACAACGAATATCCACATCAACTTTCTGGTGGTATGAGACAGAGAGTTATGATAGCAATGGCTTTATCATGCAATCCTGATCTTCTAATTTCAGATGAGGCAACAACTGCTCTTGATGTCACAATTCAAGCTCAAATTCTTGAACTCATGAAGGATCTTAAGAGAAAAATTGGAATGGCAATATTAATGATTACCCATAACCTTGCAATAATTGCTGAAATGGCAGATAATGTTGCAGTTATGTATTCTGGAAAAATTGTAGAATATTCTGATGTTAAAACAATTTTTAAATCTCCACAACATCCATATACATATGGCCTTTTAAATTCAATTCCACTTGTAACTAAGAGAAGAAAGAAAGGTGAAAGATTACCTATTATTGAGGGAGTTGTTCCAAATCCATACCATCTTCCAAAAGGTTGCTACTTCCATCCAAGATGCCCATATGCAACTAAAATTTGTAGAGAAGAAGAGCCACGCTTAGAAGAAATCTCACCTAATCACTTTGTTAAATGTTGGAACTATTTAAAACCTAATATGGGGGTATAAGATGGCTGAACCATTGGTAAGTGTTAAGAATTTGAAGAAGTATTTCCCAATTCATGGTGGAATACTTGGCGGAGTTATAGCACATGTAAAAGCGGTTGATGATATTTCTTTTGATATTTATGAAGGTGAAACTGTTGGTCTTGTTGGTGAATCTGGTTCAGGAAAAACAACAGTTGGTAAAACAATTTTAATGCTTTATCCACCAACATCAGGAGAAATTAAATTTCTAGGACAAGTAATAAATAAACTTAAAGGCGAAGAGTTAAGAAGAATGAGAAGAAATATGCAGATAATTTTCCAAGATCCATATGGCTCACTTAATCCAAGAATGCCTATTTCTGAAATAATTGGAGAGCCCTTAGTAGTACATGGTCTTGTGAAAAATAAAAAAGAGATGATTGATAGAGTAGTTGAAGTTATGGAAATGGTTGGTTTGAGACCTGAATATATTAATAGATACCCTCACGAATTTTCTGGTGGTCAAAGACAAAGAATTGGAATAGCAAGAGCAATAATTTTAAATCCAAAATTTGTTGTTTGTGATGAACCAGTTAGTGCTCTTGATGTTTCAATTCAATCTCAAGTAATAAATCTTTTAAATGAATTACAAGAAAAATTAAAATTAACATATCTTTTTGTTGCACATGATATGGCAGTTATAAGGCACATGTGCGATAGAATTGTAGTTATGTACCTTGGAAAAATTATGGAAATAGCACCAAATGATGAACTTTTTGATAATCCACTTCATCCTTACACTCAAGCTTTACTTTCTGCAGTTCCAATTCCAGATCCTGAAATTAAAAAAGAAAGAGCAGTTCTTCAAGGAGATATTCCATCTCCTATAAATCCACCGAAAGGTTGTGTTTTCCATACAAGATGTCCAATTGCAATGCCAGTATGTAAAGAGGTTGTCCCTGAACAAAGAGAAATAAAACAAGGTCATTTTGTTTCATGTCATGCTGTTAAATAAATAAAATTAAAAGGGGCTCTTCGGAGCCCCTTAAAAATTTTATGAAAATAAAAGTTAAAATAACCCCCAATTCTAAGATCAATAAAATAGTTTTATTTAAAGAATCCACTCTATTTATAAAAATTTCAAAACCGCCTATTAATAATAAAGCGAATTCAGAACTATTAAAATTTCTTGAAGATATTTTTGAAGTTAAAGGTGTAAAAATAATTTATGGAGAGAGGGGGAGAGAAAAATTAATTGAAATACCAATTGATGAAAATTCATTTCTTGAAAAAATTAAAATGATTTTAAATTAAAATTTTGGTAATATATATTTTATGAAATATATTTACTTTGTAATCTTCTCTTCTATTTTTATCTTTTTAGATAGAATTTCAAAATATTTTGTAATAAAAAATATAAAATATGGAGATAGTATAAAAATTTTAGGGAATTTTTTAAAATTTGAAAGAGTTGATAATAGAGGTGGAATTTTTGGTCTTTTTCCAAATGGAAAATATATTTTTATTACTCTTTCAATAATTGCATTAATAATAATCTTTATTTTTTTTATTAAATATGAATTTAAATTTACATTATTTATTTTTCTTCTATCTTTAATATTTTCTGGAATAACTGGAAATTTAATTGATAGAATTTTTTATGGTTTTGTTGTTGATTTTATAAGTGTCAAAAACTTTCCAGTTTTTAATCTTTCTGATTCATATATTACAATTGGAGTTATTTTAATTGTTTTTTATTTATGGAGAGAAGAGTTATAAAGTTAGTTTCAAATGAGCATGGCGAGAGATTAGACTCATTTTTAAAAAAAAATTTAATAGAATATAGCAGGGAGTATCTTAAAAGTTTAATAAAAGATGGAAAAGTAACTGTTAATGGTGAAATTAAAAAACCATCTTACAAAATTAAGGAAAAAGATATAATTGAAGTGATAATTCCTGAACCAAAAGAGTTATCAATTAAACCAGAAAATTTAAATATTGAAATTATATATGAAGATGATGACATAGCGATTGTGAATAAACCTCAGGGAATGTTAACACATCCAACTGGAAAGAAAAAAGAAAATACACTTGTCAATGCACTTCTTTTTCACCTTAAAAATCTTTCTCAAATCGGTGGTGTATTGAGACCTGGAATTGTTCATAGATTGGATAAAGATACATCAGGTCTTCTTGTTATAGCAAAAAATGATTTTTCTCATCAAATTCTATCAAGAGATTTAAAAGAGAGAAAAATAAAAAGAATATATTATGCATTAGTTAAGGGAGAAGTGAATCAAAATGAAGGAACTATTTCTATACCTTTAACTAAAAATTTCAAATCAAAAAAGTTTGTTAAGCCATCTCTTCTTGGAAAAGAAGCAGAAACTCATTTTAAGGTAATAAAAAGATATAAAGATTTTACCTTACTTGAGATTTCGCTCAAAACTGGTAGAACACATCAGATCAGGGTTCACTTAAGTTTTATTGGATATCCAATAGTTGGTGATAGAGTTTATGGGATTTCAATACCTCAATTGAAAGGACAACTTCTTCATGCTAAAAAATTAATTTTAAACCATCCAAGAACAGGGCAAAGATTAGAATTTGATTCTCCAATCCCCGATTATTTTGAGAATTTTTTAAAGAATCTTCAAGAATTCAGTAAATAAATTGTTTGGAGAAAGGGGTTTAGAAGAAAATTCTGGGTGGTATTGAACTCCAATATAAAAAGGGTGCTCACTATATTCAACAATTTCAACCTCTCCATCCTTGTTTCTTCCAGAAATAATAAATCCTCCTTGATTTAATTCTTTAATAAAATCAAGATTAAATGTATATCTGTGTCTATGTCTCTCCTTTATAAAAGTTTGTTTATAAATTGAATGTGCTTTAGTATTTTCTTTAATTATAATTTCACTCTCTCCTAATCTCATTGTTCCACCAAGTAACTTTATATCTCTCTGTGAAGAAAGAAGATCAACTACTGGGTAGGGAGTTTCTTTTTCAAATTCTGTTGAATTTGCCTCTTTATAACCAATTACATTTCTAAAAAATTCAATTAATATAATTTGAAGTCCAAGACAAATTCCAAGAAGTGGTTTTTTGTTTTCTCTTGCATATTTTGCTCCATTAATCATACCCTCTATTCCTCTTTTTCCAAAACCACCTGGAATTATTATTCCATCGACTCTTTCAAGATTTTTATATAAATTTTCAATATCTTCAGAAGAAATCCATTCGATTTCAACATTTATTCCTAATTCAACACTAGAATGAACAAGAGCTTCCTTTAAAGAAAGATATGCATCTTTTAATTCAACATATTTCCCTAAAATGCCTACTTTTTTAGTTTTAGCACCTTTATTTATTTTTGATGTAAAATTTAACCAATTTGAGATTTCTAAATCTCTTTTTTCATTAAAAATACTATCTAAAATAGTTTTGATGTTTGAATTTAATAGAACCTCTGGAACTAAATAGTGGGATTCAAGATCCTTGACAGGAATTATTTTTTCTATTGGAATTCCAAGATAACGAGAAAGTTTTTCTCTTTCTTGAAGTCCTATATCTTTCTTACTCCTTAAAAATAAAATATCGGGGTATACTCCTAAACTTCTTAACTCTTTAACAGAGTGTTGAGTAGGTTTCGTTTTTAGTTCTTCTGTTGTTTCAAGATATGGTACATAAGTTACATGAAAAAAGAAAACATCTTTCTCTTCAATTTTTAATTCAGATGACGCTTCAATAAAAGGAAGAGA
Coding sequences:
- a CDS encoding CTP synthase translates to MAKFIFLTGGVMSSLGKGILASSLGLIIKNMGYNVSMLKFDPYLNVDAGSMNPYQHGEVFVTRDGGEVDLDIGHYERFLNQNLSRYNNITSGYLYKTIIEKERKGDFLGQTIQVIPHLTQEIINCIKDVIKKDNCEIIITEIGGTVGDIESLPFIEASSELKIEEKDVFFFHVTYVPYLETTEELKTKPTQHSVKELRSLGVYPDILFLRSKKDIGLQEREKLSRYLGIPIEKIIPVKDLESHYLVPEVLLNSNIKTILDSIFNEKRDLEISNWLNFTSKINKGAKTKKVGILGKYVELKDAYLSLKEALVHSSVELGINVEIEWISSEDIENLYKNLERVDGIIIPGGFGKRGIEGMINGAKYARENKKPLLGICLGLQIILIEFFRNVIGYKEANSTEFEKETPYPVVDLLSSQRDIKLLGGTMRLGESEIIIKENTKAHSIYKQTFIKERHRHRYTFNLDFIKELNQGGFIISGRNKDGEVEIVEYSEHPFYIGVQYHPEFSSKPLSPNNLFTEFLKIL
- a CDS encoding RluA family pseudouridine synthase, translating into MERRVIKLVSNEHGERLDSFLKKNLIEYSREYLKSLIKDGKVTVNGEIKKPSYKIKEKDIIEVIIPEPKELSIKPENLNIEIIYEDDDIAIVNKPQGMLTHPTGKKKENTLVNALLFHLKNLSQIGGVLRPGIVHRLDKDTSGLLVIAKNDFSHQILSRDLKERKIKRIYYALVKGEVNQNEGTISIPLTKNFKSKKFVKPSLLGKEAETHFKVIKRYKDFTLLEISLKTGRTHQIRVHLSFIGYPIVGDRVYGISIPQLKGQLLHAKKLILNHPRTGQRLEFDSPIPDYFENFLKNLQEFSK
- the lspA gene encoding signal peptidase II — its product is MKYIYFVIFSSIFIFLDRISKYFVIKNIKYGDSIKILGNFLKFERVDNRGGIFGLFPNGKYIFITLSIIALIIIFIFFIKYEFKFTLFIFLLSLIFSGITGNLIDRIFYGFVVDFISVKNFPVFNLSDSYITIGVILIVFYLWREEL
- a CDS encoding ABC transporter ATP-binding protein → MAEPLVSVKNLKKYFPIHGGILGGVIAHVKAVDDISFDIYEGETVGLVGESGSGKTTVGKTILMLYPPTSGEIKFLGQVINKLKGEELRRMRRNMQIIFQDPYGSLNPRMPISEIIGEPLVVHGLVKNKKEMIDRVVEVMEMVGLRPEYINRYPHEFSGGQRQRIGIARAIILNPKFVVCDEPVSALDVSIQSQVINLLNELQEKLKLTYLFVAHDMAVIRHMCDRIVVMYLGKIMEIAPNDELFDNPLHPYTQALLSAVPIPDPEIKKERAVLQGDIPSPINPPKGCVFHTRCPIAMPVCKEVVPEQREIKQGHFVSCHAVK
- a CDS encoding ABC transporter ATP-binding protein; protein product: MKNEVLLETRDLKTYFYTDEGIVRAVDGVDIKINVGETLGLVGESGCGKSVTSLSIMRLVPWPPGKIVSGEIIFKGEDLLKKSEEEMRRIRGSQISMIFQEPMTSLNPVFTVGFQISEAILIHQDVTEEEAKKRAIEMLNLVGIPDPDKRYNEYPHQLSGGMRQRVMIAMALSCNPDLLISDEATTALDVTIQAQILELMKDLKRKIGMAILMITHNLAIIAEMADNVAVMYSGKIVEYSDVKTIFKSPQHPYTYGLLNSIPLVTKRRKKGERLPIIEGVVPNPYHLPKGCYFHPRCPYATKICREEEPRLEEISPNHFVKCWNYLKPNMGV
- a CDS encoding DUF167 domain-containing protein, coding for MKIKVKITPNSKINKIVLFKESTLFIKISKPPINNKANSELLKFLEDIFEVKGVKIIYGERGREKLIEIPIDENSFLEKIKMILN
- a CDS encoding ABC transporter permease yields the protein SLFVGFAAMFSAIVIGVIIGALAGYYGGILDTLLMRFTDIMFSIPVLPLLVVLASVIPGGGIWKIVLVIAIFGWMVDARLVRGVYLSLKEQEFAEAARAIGASNSRIIWRHLLPNSMAPIIVSATLAIGGNIIYEASLSYLGFGIMPPTPSWGNMLQNAQSAMFNAPWLIWFPGLALFITVLAFNFLGDGLRDALDPRLKI